The Salvelinus alpinus chromosome 14, SLU_Salpinus.1, whole genome shotgun sequence genomic sequence GTCTGattctgtatgtacagtatgaagGTTCACTGTCTGattctgtatgtacagtatgaagGTTCGCTGTCTGATTCGGAATGTACACAGTATGAACGTTCATTGTCTGCTTCTGTAAATACAGTATGAAGGTTCGCTGTCTGattctgtatgtacagtatgaagGTTCGCTGTCTGATTCTGTATGCGCTGTCTGattctgtatgtacagtatgaagGTTCACTGTCTGATTCTGTAAATACAATATGAAGGTTCATTGTCTGATTCTGTATAAACGGTATGTCTGTGTATGTGCTTGTTAGTGTATTCTTAAATGCAGATTCAGTGCACAGATCACAGAAAGACAGTACAATGTCAATGTCTTCACCTCTGTCACTGATCAAATTCACTCTCTTTACCCCGCCCACCAGGTGATCATGCTGCCTAATTGGTCAAACATGACCCTCCACCTGGAGGACTCTCTGACCCGTGCCCTGGGCCATTATCTTGACAACTGGAGCCGGAATTCTTCGAAGGCAGAACAGGCTCTGGACAACACTCTGGCAGAGGAGAACTTCAGGAACGTCATATGGTATCTGATAGTGATGATCGGAATGTTTGCCTTCATCGTCGTGGCGATCCTGGTGAGCACGGTGAAGTCGAAGCGGCGTGAGCATTCTAACGACCCCTACCATAAATACATCGAGGAAGACTGGACCGCCCAGCTCCAACAGCAGAGCTTCGTCATCAACAACCCCACGGCCAACTAACCCAATGTATATTCACATGCCATATACAAacaccagtggtggaaaagtacctaattgtcatacttgagtaaaagtaaggaTATCTTAATATagaatgactcaagtaaaaatgaaagtcacccagtaaaatactacttgagtaaaggtctaaaagtatttggttttaaatatacttaagtatcaaaactaaatgtaatttctaaaatatacttaagtatcaaaagtaaaagtataaatcatttcaaattccttatactaATAAACAAGACTGCaccattaaaaatatatatatatttacagatagccaggggcacactccaacactcagatataattaATAAACGAAGcacgtgtgtttagtgagtctgccagatcagaggctaagtgcgtgaatttgacaatttttctgttctgctaagcattcaaaaggaaaatgtatggagtaaaaagtacattgttttctttaggaatgtagtgaactaaaagtagtcaaaaatataaatagtaaagtacagatacccaaaaaatcTACTTAAGTTGTACTTTAAAGTATATTTACTTAAGCACTTTAAccactgacagacacacaggccCATAGAGAGGAATATGAATACTGTCTTTTTGTATTGGACAAAGCCTATGGGAAAATGAATGGAGTTTTTGTAGGGTTTTTAGATAAATGCCAAAAATaaggtaaacacaggcttaggagattttatatgttttgttctatgagataatcttcattAGCTAACATCattttttgtgaattttgaagcatttagGTAAAAAAATatgatctcatagaacaaaacatataaaatctcctaagcctgtgtttaccttATATTTCGGCATTTATCCCAAAACTCAATTCTTTCCCCCTTAATTTTCCCCATAGGAATGTCTGAACGAACCAGAGGGAACTAATTTCCCAGGTTTTAGGACTAAAAACTGGTGAGCTCTATGGTCCGAAAGTCAAATAATCTTGTGGTATCCATTAGTAacaaatgtgttgtattgaatgtATAACTAATATGTTAATCATGGATTGTATTAAAAAAGTGGATCTATCAATACTGATGTGGTTATCTGGCTTCTGACTAGGAGTATGTCTGCGCTAATGAAGTAGGGACAAGTAATAGGGCTGTCAAACCACGAGTGCCCTGtagagagcaacacacacacacaacaaaaatatatttacaaaGACAAACTgagagcaaagagagagggagactgaggtaGACTGGAGAGAGACGGGAAAGGGGTGACAGacagaagtagagagagggaacgagagaaagATAAATAATAAGAGCAGTATAAAATAGAGGTGCAGCTGCTACCCTACAACACTGCCTGCTCTGACTGCCctcatggatgtgtgtgtgtgtgttttgagagagagagagatttacttACAGAATACTGATGCAGGTATTAGCAATTTAGCATATCACAGCATAGTTAATGCAACCCGTATAGTCaaaagggtgtgaatacattctgaagctACTTAGCAACTAAGCATgaactcttggaagattagtccaaatgacaACCAaaagagatcctaataaaatcaaagcatgttagctaaccctaaccttaaccactagcatagctaacgttagtcacctagtcacctagctaacgttagccacaacaaattggaattcttaACATATCATATGTATTGCAAATtcctaacatattgtacgaaaCATGAAAATGGTGCCGATAGATAGGGTAGCCGTGATTCTAGCCCCTAATcaacattattagcccagaattgttttgtgttattacatacagcggggaagaacttttggatatcagagtggcggtaactcaccagcattaccagcattatgaccaggaatatgacattcccgaattggatcctttgtttgtaCCCCCCAGGGTAATTTAaatgattccagaggctgatccaTAACACAGCcggtggagaagaggtattcTGAGTGGACccctagtccgactcaggaggtgcGCACACCAGCCACTACTTCCGAGTATGGtacttgctaatgttcagtctctggataataaagttgatgagctcagggcgaggatttccttccagagagacatcagggattgtaacatactctgtttcacagaaacatggctctctctggatatactCTCTGAGTCCatacagccagttgggttctcagttcatcgcgcagacaggaataaatatctctccgggaagaagaagggcagtggtgtatgtttcatgattaactactcatggtgtgattgtgataacatacaggaactcaagtccttttgttcactcgacctagaatacctcacaatcaaatgccgattGTATTACCTCCCaggagaattctcttcggttatagtcacagccatgtatattccccctcaagccgataccctGATTGCCCTCatagaacttcactggactttatgcaaactaaggccacatttattgtagctggggattttaacaaagcaaatttgacaAAAAacctaccgaagttctatcaacacattgacagtagtactcgcgctgctaaaacacttgaccactgctactccaacttccgggatgcctacaaggccctcccccgccctcccttcggaaaatctgatcacgactccattttgctcctcccctcCTATAAGCAGAAACtccaacaggaagtacccgtgctaagggcTATTCAACGCAGgactgaccaattggaatccaccCTTCAAGATTCTTTTGATCATGTGGACTGGGACATGTTCTGGGTAGTCTCCGAGAATAACATAGACTAATacactgatacggtgactgagtttatcaggaagtgtattggagatgttgtacccactctGACTATTAAAACATACCCTAACcggaaaccgtggatagatggcagcattcacgtaaaactgaaagcacgaaccactgcatttaaccatggcaaggtggctgggaatatggccgaatacaaacagtgtagttattccctccataaggTAATCAAACAGggaaaacgtcagtatagagacaaagtggagtcgcaattcaacagttCAGACACGAGACGTGTGTGGCAGGGTGTACAGacaattatggactacaaagggaaaaccagccacgttgctgacagtgttgttgtgtctctcttgtcgtgatgtttgttttgtcctatatttttatttttaatcccagcccccgtcatCGGAGGAGGCCTTTGGCCTTCTGGAAGACCATCATTGTGaataattaactgacttgcctagttaaataaaggtgaaataaaaaaattgttacaaagaacaccttcttcgcctgctttgaggataacacagtgccacccgATGCGGCCTCCATCTctgtggccgacatgagtaagacatttaagcgtattaaccctcacaaggctgccggcccagacggcatccctagacACGTCCTAAGATACAGTAGTAGCATCCCTAgacacgtcctcagagcatgcgcagaccaactgtctggagtgtttacggacatattcaatatctccctatcccagtctgctgtcctcacatgcttcaagatggccaccattgttcctgtaccctagaaagcaaaggtaactgaactaaatgactatcgccccgtagcactcacctctgtcatcatgaagtgctttaaaatactagtcaaggatcatatcacctctaccttacctgacaccctagacccacttcaatttgcttaccaccacaatagatccacagacgatgcaatcaccatcgcactgcacactgccctatccctttcctttccatctggacaagaggaatacctatgtaagaatgctgttcattgactatagctcagcattcaacaccatagtattctccaagctcatcattaagcttgaggccctgggtctgaaccccgccctgtgcaactgggtcctggacttcctgacaagccgcccccaggtggtgaaggtaggaaacaacacatccaCTTCGCTGATCCAAAACACTGggactacctgccctccaggacacctacagcaccagatgtcacaggaaggccaaaaagatcatcaaggacaacaaccacccgagtcactacctgttcaccccgctatcatccagaagttgaggtcagtacaggtgcgtcaaagctgggaccgagagactgaaaaacagcttctatctcaaggccatcatacTGTTAAATAGCCGTCACTATCACATTCGAGGCTGctgctctatatacatagacttgaaatcactggccgctttaataatggaacactagtcactttaataatgtttaaatattttgtatgtatatactgtattctattctactgtatcttagtctatgccgctctgagaTTGCTCGTAcaaatattcttaattccattcctttacttagatttgtgtgtattgttgtgaaattgttagatattacttgttagatattactgcactgttggagctagaaacacaagcatttcgctacacccgctgtcacgatcgtctactgaagagagtgaggaccaaggcgcagcgcgtgaaaagaacatcttcttttattcagaagagagaaaacaataaacgaacactatacataaactaaacaaacgaccgtgaagctataaacgttgtgcacacacacacaggctacaaacgttcaaacatagacaattacccacaaacacctaaagcctatggctaccttaaatatggctcccaatcagagacaacaataaccagctgtctctgattgagaaccaaatcaggtaaccatagactttcctaaacacctacactcaaccatagacaatcctagacacatacactcaacacaaacccatacactaaaaccaacaccccctttaccataataaacacccaaaacacaaacataccccatgtcacaccctgacctaactaaaataataaagaaaacaaagaatactaaggccagggcgtgacataaccccccccttaaggtgcgaactccgggcgcaccagcacatagtctaggggagggtctgggtgggcgtccgtccacggcggcggatccggcactggtcgtggtccccaccccaccatagtcactacccgctttcttaaacccactggaataaggggcagcaccggactaagaggcagcaccggactaaggggcagcaccggactaaggggcagtaccggactaaggggcagcaccaggataagggacagcaccaggataaggggcagcaccaggataagggacagcaccaggataagggacagcaccaggataaggggcagtaccaggctaaggggcagctccggactgaggaacggatcctggctggacggctctggcggatcctggctgtacggctcatggctggctgacggatctggctgctcatggccggctgacggatctggctgctcatggccggctgacggatctggctgctcatggccggctgacggatctggctgctcatggccggctgacggatctggctgctcatggccggctgacggctctggacgctcatggccggctgacggctctggacgctcatggctggctgacggctctggacgctcatggctggctggcggctctggacgctcatggctggctggcggctctggacgctcatggctggctggcggctctggacgctcatggctgcctggcggctctggacgctcatggctggctggcggctctggcagatcctgtctggttggcggctctggcagatcctgtctggttggcggctctggcagatcctgtctggttggcggctctggcagatcctgtctggttggcggctctggcagatcctgtctggttggcggctctggcagatcctgtctggttggcggctctggcagatcctgtctggttggcggctctggcagatcctgactgacgaatggctctagcggtcctgactgacgatcggctctgacggctcgggacagacgggcggctctaacggcactgggcagacggatggctcagatggcgctggggagacggatggctcagatggcgctggggagacggatggctcagatggcgctggggagacggatggctcagatggcgctggggagacggatggctcagatggcgctggggagacggatggctcagatggcgctggggagacggatggctcagatggcgctggggagacggatggctcagatggcgctggggagacggatggctcagatggcgctggggagacggatggctctggccggataaggcgcactgtagacctggtgcgtggtgccggaactggaggcaccgggctaaggacacgcaccttcaggctagtgcggggagaaggaacagggcatactggaccctggatacgcacattaggcctagt encodes the following:
- the LOC139538738 gene encoding potassium voltage-gated channel subfamily E member 2-like isoform X1 produces the protein MKVHCLILYVQYEGSLSDSVIMLPNWSNMTLHLEDSLTRALGHYLDNWSRNSSKAEQALDNTLAEENFRNVIWYLIVMIGMFAFIVVAILVSTVKSKRREHSNDPYHKYIEEDWTAQLQQQSFVINNPTAN
- the LOC139538738 gene encoding potassium voltage-gated channel subfamily E member 2-like isoform X2, translating into MLPNWSNMTLHLEDSLTRALGHYLDNWSRNSSKAEQALDNTLAEENFRNVIWYLIVMIGMFAFIVVAILVSTVKSKRREHSNDPYHKYIEEDWTAQLQQQSFVINNPTAN